The Chitinophagales bacterium genome contains a region encoding:
- a CDS encoding MBL fold metallo-hydrolase: protein MQIKFCGAARTVTGSSHLLQLNDGYRILLDCGMFQGNENYVDNFNAAFEFDPKDIDILLLSHAHIDHSGRIPKLVKEGFRGKIVCTAATKDLCEIMLRDSAHIQESDAKYVNKKRAKRNLPPISPLYSQEDAEKAMQQFVTVNYETPFSAGKGVKAYFRDNGHIIGSGSILLTMNDGGTERKIGFTGDIGRPNRPILKDPIRMEDVDYLISESTYGGRFHESYPDDKEYFLSVILDTCIKRKGKLIIPAFSIGRTQELVFMMDQLHKEGRLPHLPVYVDSPLSTNATEIYRRHTECFDEFISRYLLTDANPFGFNDLKYITDAEESKALNLLPEPCIIISASGMAEAGRIVHHIKNNMEDARNTILIVGYCAEQSLGWKIRKGISPIRLFGEEKTLRAKVEIMDSFSAHGDHNELLQFLDNLNRNRLKKLFLVHGDFEAQLALKKGLEKNGFQFISMPEKGEVKELAF, encoded by the coding sequence ATGCAAATTAAATTCTGTGGCGCCGCCCGCACGGTAACCGGAAGTTCCCACCTGCTCCAGCTCAATGATGGTTACAGGATACTGCTTGATTGCGGCATGTTTCAGGGCAACGAAAATTATGTAGACAACTTCAACGCTGCTTTTGAATTTGACCCGAAAGACATAGACATTCTGTTGCTTTCGCATGCGCATATTGACCACAGCGGACGCATCCCCAAACTGGTAAAAGAAGGTTTTCGCGGAAAGATCGTCTGCACGGCTGCCACAAAAGATCTCTGCGAGATTATGCTGCGCGACAGTGCGCACATACAGGAGAGCGATGCCAAATATGTCAATAAGAAACGTGCCAAGCGGAACCTTCCGCCCATCAGTCCGCTGTACAGCCAGGAAGATGCAGAAAAAGCGATGCAACAATTTGTTACCGTAAACTATGAGACACCGTTCAGCGCAGGTAAAGGCGTCAAGGCTTATTTCCGTGACAACGGACACATCATTGGCAGTGGCAGCATCCTGCTGACGATGAATGATGGCGGGACAGAAAGGAAAATCGGTTTTACCGGTGATATTGGCAGGCCCAACCGCCCCATTCTCAAAGATCCGATCCGCATGGAAGATGTGGACTACCTGATCAGTGAATCAACTTATGGCGGACGCTTTCACGAAAGTTACCCGGACGATAAAGAATATTTTCTGAGCGTGATATTAGATACCTGTATCAAGAGGAAAGGCAAACTCATTATCCCCGCATTCAGCATAGGCAGAACACAGGAACTGGTATTCATGATGGATCAGTTGCACAAAGAAGGACGGCTGCCGCACCTGCCGGTATATGTTGACAGCCCGCTCTCCACCAATGCCACCGAAATCTACCGGCGGCATACAGAATGTTTTGATGAATTTATCAGCCGATACCTGCTGACGGATGCGAATCCTTTCGGATTTAATGATCTTAAATACATTACTGATGCAGAGGAATCAAAAGCACTGAATCTACTGCCGGAACCATGCATCATCATCTCCGCTTCAGGCATGGCGGAAGCGGGCCGCATTGTGCATCACATAAAAAATAATATGGAAGATGCCAGGAACACCATCCTGATTGTAGGATACTGTGCCGAACAATCGCTCGGCTGGAAGATCCGCAAAGGCATTTCGCCCATCCGGTTGTTTGGTGAAGAAAAGACACTGAGAGCGAAGGTGGAAATCATGGATTCATTCAGCGCACATGGCGACCACAATGAGCTCCTGCAGTTTCTTGATAACCTCAACCGCAACAGATTAAAGAAATTATTCCTGGTGCATGGTGACTTTGAAGCACAGCTTGCATTGAAAAAAGGATTGGAGAAGAATGGATTTCAGTTTATTTCCATGCCTGAAAAAGGAGAAGTAAAAGAACTGGCATTTTAA
- a CDS encoding metal ABC transporter substrate-binding protein produces MERVSPADKAYFESNLAAFNAKLDSKMKQWLSAMAPYKDAKLIAYHNERCYFENRFGLKIVDFMEPKPGIPPTPSQLVKVINEVQSNHIKVIISSPYFTTSSSDVVAKQTGVKVLTLATSTGAFDTVKNYFDLFDYNTGQLVNALK; encoded by the coding sequence TTGGAGCGTGTATCGCCGGCAGACAAAGCATATTTTGAGAGCAACCTCGCCGCATTCAATGCAAAGCTGGATAGCAAGATGAAACAATGGCTGTCGGCGATGGCGCCTTACAAGGATGCAAAACTGATTGCCTACCATAATGAGCGGTGCTATTTTGAGAACAGGTTCGGCCTGAAGATCGTTGATTTTATGGAGCCTAAGCCGGGCATTCCGCCTACACCATCACAACTGGTGAAAGTGATTAATGAAGTGCAGTCAAATCATATTAAGGTGATTATTTCATCACCGTATTTTACCACTTCTTCTTCCGATGTTGTAGCCAAACAAACAGGCGTTAAAGTGCTGACGCTGGCCACATCAACAGGAGCATTTGATACGGTGAAAAATTACTTTGATTTGTTTGATTACAATACCGGTCAACTGGTGAATGCGCTGAAGTAG